A region of Micromonospora chokoriensis DNA encodes the following proteins:
- a CDS encoding type II toxin-antitoxin system VapB family antitoxin codes for MIFRAVRDGRPYPEHNLTLKQWAEIPPRPLRLDQMITTKRELALDKLLAEDSTFYGDLFPHVVQWNGGLYLEDGLHRALRAALQQRNQIHARVLVLSEPIE; via the coding sequence GTGATCTTCAGAGCGGTCCGGGACGGGCGTCCCTATCCGGAGCACAATCTGACGCTCAAGCAGTGGGCGGAGATCCCGCCCCGGCCACTGCGCCTGGACCAGATGATCACCACCAAGCGGGAGCTGGCGCTGGACAAGCTGCTCGCCGAGGACTCGACCTTCTACGGAGACCTCTTCCCGCACGTCGTGCAGTGGAACGGTGGGCTCTACCTGGAGGACGGGCTGCACCGTGCGCTGCGCGCCGCCCTTCAGCAGCGCAACCAGATCCACGCCCGGGTGCTGGTGCTCTCCGAGCCGATCGAGTGA
- a CDS encoding MFS transporter, producing MTGVQEARPRGARRWAIDVRPLRVPAYRRLWLGNTVAMFGFQFTAVAVPVEMYALTRDSFWVGLLGVAAFVPLLVFGLWGGAVADARDRRAVLLGGSLLLWASTLGLLLQAVLDVGSPVLLLALMAVQSVAFAISSPARSAMLPRLVPEDLVASATTLNYTTFTAASVAGPLAAGLILSASPDTAVVLPIAYGLDAVLFTAMLWAALRLPKLPPEPTEDGQVRRAGLASVVDGFRYLASTPVLLLSFGVDLIAMILAMPRALFPEIAHERFGGGGSVGLLYSAIAIGSMLGGLTSGWIGRLRRQGVGLVLAVVGWGLAIAAAGLAHQLWLMVLLLAVAGAADLISAVLRQSMLLVYAPDRMRGRLQGVNTVVVAGGPRLGDLRAGTMAAGFGGGVAWVAGGLASAVLVVVLAVAFPALLRYRAATASSGDRT from the coding sequence GTGACCGGTGTGCAGGAGGCCCGGCCGCGCGGAGCGCGCCGCTGGGCGATCGACGTACGGCCGCTGCGGGTGCCCGCGTACCGGCGGCTGTGGCTCGGCAACACGGTGGCGATGTTCGGCTTCCAGTTCACCGCCGTCGCGGTGCCGGTGGAGATGTACGCCCTGACCCGGGACTCGTTCTGGGTGGGTCTGCTGGGCGTCGCTGCCTTCGTACCCCTGCTGGTCTTCGGGCTCTGGGGCGGCGCGGTCGCCGACGCCCGCGACCGGCGTGCCGTGCTGCTCGGTGGTTCATTGTTGCTTTGGGCATCCACTCTCGGGCTGCTGCTCCAGGCGGTGCTGGATGTGGGCAGCCCGGTGCTGCTGCTGGCGCTGATGGCGGTGCAGTCGGTGGCGTTCGCGATCAGTTCGCCGGCCCGCAGCGCGATGCTGCCCCGCCTGGTGCCGGAGGACCTGGTGGCGTCCGCCACCACCCTGAACTACACGACGTTCACCGCCGCCTCGGTGGCCGGGCCGCTCGCCGCCGGTCTGATCCTCTCCGCGTCGCCGGACACCGCCGTGGTCCTGCCGATCGCCTACGGGTTGGACGCGGTGCTGTTCACCGCGATGCTCTGGGCCGCGCTGCGACTGCCCAAGCTGCCGCCCGAGCCGACCGAGGACGGTCAGGTCCGCCGGGCCGGCCTGGCCAGCGTCGTCGACGGATTCCGTTACCTGGCCAGCACACCAGTGCTGCTGCTGTCCTTCGGCGTGGACCTGATCGCGATGATCCTCGCCATGCCGAGGGCGCTCTTCCCGGAGATCGCCCACGAGCGGTTCGGCGGTGGCGGGTCGGTCGGTCTGCTCTACAGCGCCATCGCGATCGGCTCGATGCTCGGCGGCCTGACCTCCGGCTGGATCGGCCGACTCCGCCGGCAGGGCGTCGGCCTGGTGCTCGCGGTGGTGGGCTGGGGCCTGGCGATCGCCGCGGCCGGTCTCGCCCACCAGCTCTGGCTGATGGTGCTCCTGCTCGCCGTGGCCGGTGCCGCCGACCTGATCAGCGCGGTGCTGCGCCAGTCGATGCTGCTGGTCTACGCCCCGGACCGGATGCGTGGCCGACTCCAGGGCGTCAACACGGTGGTGGTGGCCGGTGGCCCACGCCTGGGCGACCTTCGCGCCGGCACGATGGCGGCCGGTTTCGGCGGTGGGGTCGCCTGGGTGGCCGGCGGGCTCGCCTCGGCGGTGCTCGTGGTGGTGCTCGCTGTCGCGTTCCCGGCGCTGCTGCGCTACCGGGCGGCGACGGCGTCGAGCGGCGACCGGACGTGA
- a CDS encoding aldose 1-epimerase family protein codes for MESPDQRPFSGAQWTISAAGHEAVIVEVGGGLRTYRHDGVDLVDGYRTDEVSPGCAGQVLAPWPNRIRDGRYSFGERTHQLPLTEPERHVAIHGLVNWVPWRLLEQSEDAVTVGYDLPPQPGYPWPLRLLSRWSIGADGLRVEHEVTNTGEEAAPFGFSVHPYLQLPGVAVDDLVMRLPTRTRMLVDGRLLPVGVTPVTGTEYDWTSPRRIGAAELDLCFGEVIRDADGGSSVSLAAPDGSAGVSIWADAEFGWWQVFTGDALVGDRHRRSVAIEPMTCPPDAFRSGRDLLTLKPGTTWRGAWGIRPGA; via the coding sequence ATGGAAAGCCCCGATCAGCGCCCGTTCTCCGGCGCCCAGTGGACCATCTCCGCCGCCGGCCACGAGGCCGTCATCGTCGAGGTGGGCGGCGGGCTCCGGACGTACCGGCACGACGGCGTCGACCTGGTCGACGGATACCGGACCGACGAGGTCAGCCCGGGCTGCGCCGGGCAGGTGCTGGCGCCCTGGCCGAACCGGATCCGCGACGGCCGCTACTCGTTCGGGGAGCGGACGCACCAGCTCCCGCTGACCGAGCCGGAACGGCACGTGGCCATCCACGGCCTGGTCAACTGGGTGCCGTGGCGGCTGCTGGAGCAGTCCGAGGACGCGGTGACCGTCGGCTACGACCTTCCGCCGCAGCCCGGTTACCCGTGGCCGCTGCGGCTGCTCAGCCGGTGGAGCATCGGCGCGGACGGGCTGCGCGTCGAGCACGAGGTGACCAACACCGGTGAGGAGGCCGCACCGTTCGGCTTCTCCGTGCACCCGTACCTGCAACTGCCGGGGGTCGCGGTCGACGACCTGGTCATGCGGCTGCCGACCCGTACCCGGATGCTGGTGGACGGCCGGTTGCTGCCGGTCGGCGTGACACCGGTGACCGGGACGGAGTACGACTGGACCAGCCCGCGCCGGATCGGCGCCGCCGAGCTGGATCTGTGCTTCGGCGAGGTGATCCGCGACGCCGACGGCGGCTCGTCGGTGAGCCTGGCCGCGCCGGACGGTTCGGCGGGAGTCAGCATCTGGGCGGACGCCGAGTTCGGCTGGTGGCAGGTGTTCACCGGGGACGCCCTCGTCGGTGACCGGCACCGCCGCTCGGTGGCGATCGAGCCGATGACCTGCCCGCCGGACGCGTTCCGTTCGGGCCGGGACCTGCTGACCCTCAAGCCCGGTACGACCTGGCGGGGTGCCTGGGGCATCCGGCCCGGGGCCTGA
- the pdxH gene encoding pyridoxamine 5'-phosphate oxidase, producing the protein MRNEYAADLGLTEADLATDWHTQFDGWFADAVAFGLPEPNAMVVGTADPAGRPSGRTVLLKGYDREGFVFFTNHLSRKGVEASANPYASLVFPWFPMQRQVVVAGRIAPVDRATSEAYFASRPRGSQLGAWASPQSQVVSGRSVLEERYREVTERFAGTAEVPTPPHWGGLRVHPESVEFWQGRSGRLHDRLRFRRLDEGGWVVERLAP; encoded by the coding sequence ATGCGTAACGAGTACGCCGCGGACCTGGGCCTGACCGAGGCTGACCTGGCCACCGACTGGCACACCCAGTTCGACGGGTGGTTCGCCGACGCGGTGGCCTTCGGGCTACCCGAACCGAACGCGATGGTGGTGGGCACTGCGGACCCGGCCGGCCGGCCGAGTGGCCGCACGGTGCTGTTGAAGGGGTACGACAGGGAGGGCTTCGTCTTCTTCACCAACCATCTGTCGCGCAAGGGCGTCGAGGCGTCCGCCAATCCGTACGCCAGTCTGGTCTTTCCGTGGTTTCCCATGCAGCGGCAGGTGGTGGTCGCCGGGCGGATCGCGCCGGTCGACCGGGCGACGAGCGAGGCGTACTTCGCCAGCCGGCCGCGCGGCTCCCAACTGGGCGCCTGGGCCAGCCCACAGTCCCAGGTGGTGTCGGGCCGGTCGGTGCTGGAGGAGCGGTACCGGGAGGTGACCGAGCGGTTCGCCGGCACGGCGGAGGTCCCCACCCCGCCGCACTGGGGCGGGTTGCGGGTGCACCCCGAGTCGGTGGAGTTCTGGCAGGGCCGGTCCGGCCGGTTGCACGACCGGCTCCGCTTCCGCCGCCTCGACGAGGGTGGCTGGGTCGTCGAGCGGCTGGCGCCGTGA
- a CDS encoding citrate synthase 2 has product MADFKPGLEGVVAFETEIAEPDREGGALRYRGVDIEDLIGQVSFGNVWALLVDGRFGPGLPPAEPFPVPVHSGDIRVDVQSAVAMLAPYWGLNQLLDISDEQAREDLARVSVTALSFVAQSARGLGLPAVPQKEIDKAQTIVERFMKRWRGEPDPRHVKAVDAYFISAAEHGLNASTFTARIVASTGADAAACISSGIGALSGPLHGGAPSRVLSMLEAVERSGDAEGYVKGVLDRGERLMGFGHRVYRAEDPRARVLRRTAKELGAPRFEIAEALEKAALAELQARRPDRVLATNVEFWSAVVLDFAEVPAHMFTSMFTCARMGGWSAHILEQKRLQRLVRPSARYVGPETRKPSDVEGWGAVPHGV; this is encoded by the coding sequence ATGGCCGACTTCAAACCCGGGCTGGAGGGCGTCGTCGCCTTCGAGACCGAGATCGCCGAACCTGACCGCGAGGGTGGCGCGCTGCGCTATCGCGGGGTCGACATCGAGGATCTGATCGGCCAGGTGTCGTTCGGCAACGTATGGGCGCTGCTGGTCGACGGTCGGTTCGGGCCGGGTCTGCCGCCGGCGGAGCCGTTCCCGGTGCCGGTGCACTCCGGTGACATCCGCGTCGACGTGCAGTCGGCGGTCGCCATGCTGGCCCCGTACTGGGGGCTGAACCAGCTGTTGGACATCTCCGACGAGCAGGCCCGCGAGGATCTGGCCCGGGTCTCGGTGACCGCGCTCTCCTTCGTCGCCCAGTCCGCCCGGGGCCTCGGCCTGCCGGCGGTGCCGCAGAAGGAGATCGACAAGGCGCAGACCATCGTCGAGCGGTTCATGAAGCGCTGGCGCGGTGAGCCCGACCCCCGGCACGTGAAGGCCGTCGACGCGTACTTCATCTCGGCCGCCGAGCACGGCCTGAACGCGTCCACGTTCACCGCTCGCATCGTCGCCTCGACCGGTGCGGACGCGGCCGCCTGCATCTCCTCCGGCATCGGCGCCCTCTCCGGTCCGCTGCACGGCGGCGCCCCGTCCCGGGTGCTCAGCATGTTGGAGGCGGTGGAGCGCAGCGGCGACGCGGAGGGCTACGTCAAGGGCGTACTCGATCGCGGCGAGCGGTTGATGGGCTTCGGCCACCGCGTCTACCGGGCCGAGGACCCGCGCGCCCGCGTGCTCCGGCGCACCGCCAAGGAGCTGGGCGCGCCGCGCTTCGAGATCGCGGAGGCACTGGAGAAGGCCGCCCTCGCCGAGTTGCAGGCCCGCCGCCCGGACCGGGTGCTGGCCACCAACGTCGAGTTCTGGTCGGCCGTGGTGCTGGACTTCGCCGAGGTGCCGGCGCACATGTTCACCTCGATGTTCACCTGCGCGCGGATGGGCGGCTGGAGCGCGCACATCCTGGAGCAGAAGCGCCTCCAGCGGCTGGTGCGCCCGTCCGCCCGCTACGTCGGCCCGGAGACCCGCAAGCCGTCCGACGTCGAGGGTTGGGGCGCGGTCCCGCACGGCGTCTGA
- a CDS encoding nitroreductase family protein, producing MEFAEVVRRRRMVRNYDPDRPVPPDVVDRLLDHAVRAPSAGFAQGWGFLVLDEPADRERFWAATTPDGGGRERWLTGMRRAPLIVVPHANESVYLRRYAEPDKGWTDQSVDRWPVPYWHVDTGFAALLMLLTAVDEGLGACFFGIPPQRLATYRQAFGVPEEYQPVGAVTIGYRAADHRSPSLRRGRRPMDEVVRRGRWS from the coding sequence ATGGAGTTCGCCGAGGTCGTCCGGCGTCGGCGGATGGTGCGCAACTACGACCCGGACCGCCCGGTCCCGCCCGACGTGGTGGACCGGTTGCTCGACCACGCGGTCCGGGCACCGTCGGCCGGCTTCGCCCAGGGCTGGGGTTTCCTGGTCCTGGACGAACCCGCCGACCGGGAACGGTTCTGGGCCGCCACCACCCCCGACGGTGGTGGTCGGGAACGCTGGCTGACCGGCATGCGCCGGGCGCCGCTCATCGTGGTGCCGCACGCCAACGAGTCGGTCTACCTGCGGCGGTACGCGGAGCCGGACAAGGGGTGGACGGACCAGTCCGTCGACCGCTGGCCGGTGCCGTACTGGCATGTGGACACCGGCTTCGCGGCGCTGCTGATGCTGCTCACCGCGGTGGACGAGGGGTTGGGGGCCTGTTTCTTCGGCATTCCGCCGCAGCGGTTGGCCACCTACCGGCAGGCGTTCGGCGTGCCGGAGGAGTACCAACCCGTCGGTGCCGTCACAATCGGTTACCGGGCGGCCGACCATAGGTCACCGTCGTTGCGTCGGGGGCGCCGTCCGATGGACGAGGTGGTGCGGCGCGGCCGGTGGAGCTGA